A single window of Fervidicoccus fontis Kam940 DNA harbors:
- the pcp gene encoding pyroglutamyl-peptidase I, with product MEKYKILVTGFEPFGGYKQNPSQIIAEHLPEKIEKEMPNVELQTAILPVAYKKAKDKLLTLLDSYKPDIVLSMGLWAGISYVTMERVAVNIMDARIPDNDGYQPIDEPIYTEGPNAYFSTLPIKSIVKRLKESGIPASVSNTAGTFLCNYVMYIALHSRATKGYPRRSGYMHVPLLPEQTASVKSEFGIPPSMSLENMIRAAIITLKVTVEKFYVGDEKILL from the coding sequence ATGGAAAAATATAAAATATTAGTAACCGGCTTTGAGCCATTTGGAGGCTATAAGCAAAACCCCTCACAAATTATTGCCGAGCATCTTCCAGAAAAAATAGAAAAAGAGATGCCAAATGTTGAGCTTCAAACAGCAATATTGCCTGTAGCTTATAAGAAAGCTAAAGATAAACTCTTAACTCTTCTTGATAGCTATAAACCAGACATAGTGCTCAGCATGGGTTTGTGGGCAGGCATATCTTATGTTACTATGGAAAGAGTTGCTGTTAATATTATGGATGCGAGAATTCCTGACAACGATGGTTATCAACCAATCGATGAGCCGATTTATACAGAAGGACCAAATGCTTATTTTTCAACTCTTCCAATTAAATCTATAGTGAAAAGATTGAAGGAATCTGGAATACCTGCATCGGTCTCCAATACTGCAGGTACATTCTTATGCAATTATGTTATGTATATTGCTCTCCACAGTAGAGCTACAAAAGGATATCCAAGAAGATCAGGATATATGCACGTTCCTCTCCTTCCAGAGCAGACAGCGTCTGTGAAGTCTGAGTTTGGAATCCCTCCTAGCATGTCACTTGAAAATATGATAAGAGCAGCAATCATAACGTTAAAAGTGACTGTTGAGAAATTTTACGTCGGAGACGAAAAAATTTTGTTATAA
- a CDS encoding aspartate aminotransferase family protein: protein MENSIFDRYWKSISRASSYKYFPLIVKKIEGSRIVDVNGKEYIDFLSSAALYNAGLNNDEVVTSLLEELKNMLHYTQYLYHEKSIKLAEILKEITPGTFEKKVAFELSGGAAVDIALRSSLYFSGKKLLGSFENSYHGTTYLSISVSGSFRPEIREKLNAYPYVYFFKYPDTFRRPRGIEPEEYGEILLGEIERTLQVDAYGKGFAAIIFEPIQGDGGVLVPPKSFIVGLRKIADEYGIVLIDDEIQTGFGRTGKMFAIEHFGIEPDIIVLGKSLGSGMPISAVIGRREILDSPEPMTYMSTYSPHYLSCIAAMAGIEYIIKNRLHDRAELMGEYLMKRLNELKDGHEIVGDVRGKGLMIGVEIVDDKDSLKPSSKKAQKIIWRAYENGLIMMTFGKYGNVLRIAPPLTIEREEIDKAVEIMEKAISDVEKGKVGDEVLSKMVAWQ, encoded by the coding sequence TTGGAAAACAGTATTTTTGATAGATATTGGAAGTCAATTTCGAGAGCTTCCTCCTATAAGTATTTTCCATTAATAGTGAAGAAAATAGAAGGGTCAAGAATCGTTGATGTCAACGGAAAAGAATATATAGATTTTCTCTCCAGTGCTGCCTTGTATAATGCTGGCCTAAATAACGATGAAGTAGTGACTTCCTTGTTAGAGGAGCTCAAAAACATGTTGCATTATACACAGTATCTGTATCATGAAAAAAGTATAAAGTTAGCTGAAATTTTAAAGGAAATAACTCCTGGAACCTTTGAGAAAAAGGTTGCGTTTGAGCTAAGTGGAGGAGCAGCAGTTGATATTGCTTTAAGGTCATCTCTATACTTTTCAGGAAAGAAACTTCTAGGTTCGTTTGAGAATTCCTATCATGGAACCACATATCTTAGTATTTCTGTCTCTGGTTCGTTTAGACCAGAGATCAGAGAAAAACTCAATGCATACCCTTATGTATACTTCTTCAAGTATCCAGATACGTTCAGGAGACCGAGAGGTATTGAGCCTGAGGAGTATGGAGAGATACTCCTTGGAGAGATCGAGAGGACCCTCCAGGTGGATGCATATGGGAAGGGGTTCGCTGCTATAATATTTGAGCCTATACAGGGGGATGGGGGAGTCCTCGTGCCTCCTAAAAGCTTCATAGTAGGCCTCAGGAAGATCGCTGATGAGTATGGGATAGTACTAATAGATGATGAGATTCAGACAGGCTTCGGGAGGACGGGTAAGATGTTCGCAATTGAGCACTTTGGTATCGAACCAGATATAATTGTTCTTGGTAAGTCACTAGGATCCGGCATGCCGATCAGTGCTGTTATTGGAAGGAGGGAAATTTTAGATTCCCCAGAGCCGATGACATATATGTCCACCTATTCTCCTCACTATCTTTCATGTATTGCAGCTATGGCTGGCATAGAATATATAATAAAGAACAGGCTTCATGATAGGGCTGAGCTCATGGGAGAGTACTTGATGAAGAGGCTGAATGAGCTCAAGGATGGGCACGAGATCGTTGGAGATGTCAGAGGGAAGGGGCTCATGATAGGGGTTGAGATCGTTGATGATAAGGATAGCTTGAAGCCTTCGAGCAAGAAGGCGCAGAAGATCATATGGAGGGCATATGAAAATGGCCTGATAATGATGACCTTCGGGAAGTACGGGAATGTATTGAGGATAGCCCCTCCCCTCACGATCGAGAGAGAGGAGATCGATAAGGCAGTAGAGATTATGGAAAAAGCTATATCGGATGTGGAGAAGGGAAAGGTCGGAGATGAAGTTCTGAGCAAGATGGTCGCTTGGCAGTAA
- a CDS encoding M15 family metallopeptidase — translation MSQLKKIDTSIIERAIPIPSEEWNWNKIRSIKIIESNEPLVPLSLVPEHILCRPQYYIQGIGNSLPECYSRKGVLLRLLKASSRLPSEYKLVILDAWRPITVQQSLFDTLKERIMKENPLISEEEAIKETLKFVALPSKDPNKPSPHNTGGAIDLTIADENGLFLNMGTDYDDTTEKARTTYFEEKVRRGEKLSEEEEEALKNRRLLYNIMIDAGFTNYFDEWWHYDYGNQNWAWLSGKDNAIYGKAKVKFTWKEFD, via the coding sequence GTGAGTCAATTGAAAAAAATTGATACTTCAATTATAGAAAGAGCAATTCCTATACCTTCTGAAGAATGGAATTGGAACAAAATAAGAAGCATTAAGATAATTGAAAGCAATGAGCCTCTTGTACCTTTAAGCTTAGTGCCAGAGCATATATTGTGCAGACCTCAATATTACATACAAGGTATAGGCAATTCTCTACCTGAATGCTATTCGAGAAAAGGTGTTCTCTTAAGACTTTTAAAAGCTTCTAGCAGATTGCCGAGTGAATACAAGCTGGTTATTCTTGATGCATGGAGACCTATCACAGTGCAACAGTCCCTTTTTGACACATTGAAGGAAAGGATAATGAAAGAAAATCCGTTGATTTCAGAAGAAGAAGCTATAAAAGAAACACTGAAATTTGTAGCGCTTCCTTCAAAAGATCCCAATAAACCATCTCCTCATAATACTGGCGGTGCTATAGATTTAACTATTGCCGACGAAAATGGACTTTTCTTGAATATGGGAACAGACTATGATGATACAACAGAAAAGGCTAGGACTACTTATTTTGAAGAGAAAGTAAGGAGAGGAGAAAAGTTAAGCGAGGAGGAGGAAGAGGCACTTAAAAATAGAAGGCTCCTGTACAACATAATGATAGATGCCGGTTTTACTAATTATTTCGATGAATGGTGGCACTATGACTATGGCAATCAGAATTGGGCATGGCTCTCTGGAAAGGATAATGCTATATATGGAAAAGCAAAAGTAAAATTTACATGGAAGGAATTTGATTAA
- a CDS encoding ADP-ribose-binding protein: protein MKSFFIKNVEIRLVQGDITELEVDAIANAANSYLEHGGGVALAIVRKGGYIIQKESREFVKKFGPVPTGGVAVTNAGKLKCKYVIHAVGPRFGEENGDKKLASAVASALNKAEELKINSIAFPAISTGIFGYPYERAAEIMSKVFINYRYNSIKLVVMCLYDEEAYRIFEKVFSSIFS from the coding sequence ATGAAGTCTTTTTTTATTAAAAACGTTGAGATTAGGCTAGTCCAGGGAGATATAACAGAACTCGAAGTTGATGCAATAGCAAATGCTGCAAACTCCTATCTCGAACATGGAGGAGGAGTTGCCTTAGCAATAGTGAGAAAAGGGGGATACATCATTCAGAAAGAAAGCAGAGAATTTGTGAAAAAATTTGGGCCTGTTCCTACTGGTGGTGTTGCAGTTACTAATGCTGGAAAGCTTAAATGTAAGTATGTAATACATGCTGTAGGTCCTAGGTTTGGCGAAGAAAATGGCGATAAAAAGCTAGCATCAGCGGTAGCATCGGCTTTAAATAAAGCAGAAGAATTAAAAATAAACTCAATAGCTTTTCCTGCAATATCAACGGGAATTTTTGGCTATCCATATGAGAGAGCAGCTGAAATCATGTCAAAGGTATTCATTAACTATAGGTACAACAGCATTAAGCTTGTAGTTATGTGTTTGTATGACGAGGAGGCTTACAGAATTTTTGAAAAAGTCTTTTCAAGCATTTTTAGTTAA
- a CDS encoding Rid family detoxifying hydrolase — translation MLEKVQTDKAPKPVGPYSQGIVARKILCSEGKECSILFISGMIPVDPETGKPVEGGVEEQARRCLLNIKAVVEAAGGRLEDIAKVTVFLSDISNFDSFNKVYSEFFKDHKPARSVIGAKPPRGYEVEVEAIAVIYK, via the coding sequence ATGCTTGAAAAAGTACAAACTGATAAGGCACCAAAGCCTGTTGGTCCATATTCTCAAGGCATAGTTGCAAGGAAAATTTTATGCTCTGAGGGAAAGGAATGTAGTATATTGTTTATTTCTGGTATGATCCCTGTAGATCCTGAAACAGGAAAGCCTGTCGAGGGTGGAGTTGAGGAGCAGGCTAGGAGGTGTCTTTTGAATATTAAGGCAGTTGTAGAAGCTGCAGGTGGTAGGCTAGAAGACATTGCGAAAGTAACTGTGTTCCTAAGCGATATTTCTAACTTTGATTCTTTCAACAAGGTCTATAGTGAGTTCTTCAAAGATCACAAGCCTGCTAGATCTGTAATAGGCGCTAAACCGCCAAGAGGGTATGAAGTCGAAGTTGAGGCTATAGCAGTTATTTATAAATAA
- a CDS encoding MFS transporter: MITEYKWTVLINTSLGVIMSSMNMNILMISLPAIFRGLGINPFAPGEFAYLLWVLMGYSIILATILVTLGRISDMHGRERAYTLGFIIFSIASIALSFIPSNSGNFGALILIILRMVQAIGGGLLMVNSTALITDAFPLTERGKALGLNQVMFIVGTFLGLIAGGLVVGIDWHMVFILSVPFGVAGSLWSVFKLRKTKGTGKTSLDIPGNVTLAGGLLAISLGLTYALMPYGNSQMGWGNPWVITAFIIGVALFIVFVEIEKKAKAPLFQLSLFKIRPFTYGLLALFFNALARGAVMFLITIWLQGIYLPLHGYSWEETPFWAGIYMIPMMLGMVVMAPFSGILTDKYGARTFATLGMIIIAITFYGMTLLPYNFDRTWFEILLFINGLGNGLFSAPNTTAIMNALSSKDRAAGNGMRQTFNNIGSSISMAIFFTILLTFLSKYLPTQISTTLSSYGLPQEVIKFISSIPVSGLLFGAFLGVDPASAIPSSLISLLPSNVVEILNSRAFLPTVLGPSFKTALTNSLYISIALVLIGAVFSYMRGGRYVIDEEKGATAKT, encoded by the coding sequence GTGATCACGGAATATAAGTGGACAGTTCTCATAAACACATCGCTAGGAGTTATAATGTCTTCTATGAATATGAACATACTAATGATATCCCTTCCAGCCATCTTTAGGGGGCTTGGAATAAACCCATTTGCCCCAGGAGAGTTCGCTTATCTTTTGTGGGTCCTAATGGGATACAGCATAATACTTGCAACAATTCTTGTAACTTTGGGAAGAATCTCTGATATGCATGGAAGAGAAAGAGCATACACGCTTGGATTCATAATATTTTCAATAGCTTCAATAGCTCTATCATTTATTCCGAGCAATTCTGGCAATTTTGGCGCTCTCATATTAATTATCTTGAGGATGGTCCAGGCAATAGGAGGCGGACTATTAATGGTGAATAGTACTGCTTTGATTACAGATGCATTCCCGCTTACAGAGAGAGGGAAAGCATTAGGATTAAATCAGGTAATGTTCATTGTTGGGACATTCCTTGGTTTAATTGCAGGCGGTCTCGTGGTGGGTATCGATTGGCATATGGTATTTATTTTAAGTGTTCCATTTGGTGTAGCGGGGTCTCTGTGGTCTGTATTTAAACTGAGAAAAACTAAGGGAACTGGAAAAACGTCTCTAGATATTCCTGGAAATGTTACTTTAGCAGGAGGGTTGCTGGCAATTTCACTCGGTCTCACTTATGCACTAATGCCATATGGTAATTCACAAATGGGATGGGGAAATCCATGGGTAATAACAGCATTCATAATAGGAGTAGCTCTTTTTATTGTTTTTGTTGAGATTGAAAAAAAAGCAAAGGCACCATTATTTCAACTTTCTTTGTTTAAGATAAGACCATTTACGTATGGTTTGCTTGCACTTTTCTTCAATGCTCTTGCAAGGGGTGCGGTAATGTTCCTTATTACAATATGGCTTCAGGGAATTTACTTGCCTCTGCACGGGTACTCTTGGGAAGAAACGCCGTTTTGGGCAGGCATATATATGATTCCTATGATGCTTGGAATGGTCGTAATGGCGCCATTTTCAGGTATACTTACTGATAAATATGGAGCAAGAACATTCGCTACTCTGGGAATGATAATAATTGCTATTACATTTTATGGTATGACTCTATTGCCATATAATTTCGATAGAACATGGTTTGAGATATTGTTATTTATCAACGGTTTGGGCAATGGGTTATTTTCTGCTCCAAATACTACTGCCATAATGAATGCTTTAAGCTCTAAAGACAGGGCTGCTGGGAACGGAATGAGGCAGACTTTCAATAATATTGGATCATCTATAAGCATGGCCATTTTCTTCACAATACTGTTGACATTCCTTTCTAAATACTTGCCAACTCAAATTTCAACAACTTTATCCTCATATGGTCTGCCACAAGAAGTCATAAAGTTTATTTCCTCAATACCAGTAAGTGGTCTGTTATTTGGCGCATTCCTAGGAGTAGATCCGGCATCCGCAATACCAAGCTCATTAATCTCGCTTTTACCTAGCAATGTTGTAGAAATACTAAATTCGAGGGCATTTCTTCCAACAGTATTAGGACCATCATTTAAAACAGCTTTAACTAACTCACTGTATATTTCAATAGCACTAGTGTTGATTGGGGCGGTTTTCTCTTATATGAGAGGAGGAAGATATGTTATAGACGAGGAAAAAGGAGCAACAGCAAAAACCTAA
- a CDS encoding flavin reductase, with translation MVASWWTQISVNPLLIGVSVSPERYTYKLLKKSSTFAINFLVVKYIKKLWIIGEVSERLSKSKFF, from the coding sequence ATGGTCGCTTCATGGTGGACGCAAATCTCTGTCAATCCTTTATTAATTGGAGTTTCCGTTTCTCCTGAAAGATACACTTATAAGCTGTTAAAAAAATCAAGCACTTTCGCTATAAATTTTCTTGTTGTCAAGTATATAAAAAAACTGTGGATCATAGGAGAAGTGTCAGAAAGGTTATCTAAAAGCAAGTTCTTTTGA
- a CDS encoding thiamine pyrophosphate-dependent dehydrogenase E1 component subunit alpha: MLLSEIPKEKILWMYKTMLLIRKNEEAVEKYYRIGKIPGSLHLYIGEEAVAVGVVANLNREDVITSTHRGHGHFLAKGGSLKKLWAELLGKRTGACKGKGGSMHLFDFENCNLGSNGIVGGGIPHAVGAALSFKLSESKNVAVSFFGEGATNQQNFHEGLNLASIWKLPVIFVCENNQYQISLHYSKQQAIEGVAKRGISYGIPAVEVDGQDVVAVYEVVKRAVERARSREGPTLIEAKTYRFTGHTIDDNELYRNRDEVEWWKKNKDPLAIFERKIIEEKIFGKEVLEKIAEDVEKEIEETIKFAEESPYPEPEELFEDLYSTKTKGTLIWNWE; encoded by the coding sequence ATGTTATTGTCTGAGATACCTAAAGAAAAGATTCTTTGGATGTATAAAACGATGTTACTTATAAGAAAGAATGAAGAGGCAGTTGAGAAGTACTACAGAATTGGTAAGATTCCTGGATCTTTGCATTTATATATAGGAGAAGAGGCAGTTGCAGTAGGTGTCGTTGCCAATTTAAATAGAGAGGATGTCATTACAAGCACTCACAGAGGTCATGGACACTTCTTGGCTAAGGGAGGTTCTTTGAAAAAGCTTTGGGCTGAACTTCTTGGAAAGAGAACAGGAGCCTGCAAAGGCAAAGGAGGGAGCATGCATTTATTTGATTTTGAGAATTGCAATCTCGGTTCAAATGGAATTGTAGGCGGGGGGATACCGCATGCTGTGGGTGCTGCACTTTCATTTAAGCTTAGCGAGAGTAAAAATGTAGCTGTGTCCTTCTTTGGCGAGGGGGCAACTAACCAGCAGAACTTCCATGAGGGTTTGAACCTAGCATCAATTTGGAAGCTTCCTGTGATTTTTGTCTGTGAAAACAATCAATATCAAATATCGCTACACTACTCAAAGCAACAAGCAATAGAAGGAGTGGCCAAAAGAGGAATATCTTATGGTATACCGGCGGTTGAAGTTGACGGTCAAGACGTTGTTGCCGTATATGAAGTTGTAAAAAGAGCAGTAGAGCGTGCAAGAAGCAGAGAAGGACCTACTCTTATAGAGGCAAAGACGTATCGGTTTACTGGACATACTATAGATGATAACGAGCTTTATAGAAATAGAGATGAAGTCGAATGGTGGAAGAAAAACAAGGATCCTTTAGCTATATTTGAGAGAAAGATAATAGAAGAGAAAATTTTTGGAAAGGAGGTTCTTGAAAAAATTGCGGAAGATGTTGAGAAAGAAATAGAAGAAACGATTAAGTTTGCAGAGGAGAGCCCATATCCGGAGCCAGAAGAGCTGTTTGAAGATTTGTATTCTACAAAAACTAAAGGAACATTGATATGGAATTGGGAGTGA
- a CDS encoding alpha-ketoacid dehydrogenase subunit beta codes for MSERVITFREAINEALDQEMQENAKVILIGEDIGRYGGIFGVTKRLIDKYGEERVRDAPTAESGFIGAAIGAAMMGYRPVVELMFIDFIGVAFDQIINQAAKIRYMSGGGISVPIVIRTVSGAGFSGGAQHSQSLHSILLHIPGLKVVMPSNPFDAKGLLISSIEDDDPVVFIEHKGLYETRGVVPKEKYSIPLGVADIKKAGKDVTVIATAVMLHKTLSVVEKLREEGISVEVIDPRSLRPLDTETIANSVKKTGRLVVVDESYPRCSFATDIASFIASKYFEYLEAPIKIVTPPDTPVPYSLPLERAWIPNEEKIYDAIKKVIEYKA; via the coding sequence ATGAGTGAGAGAGTTATAACTTTTAGAGAGGCGATAAACGAAGCTTTAGACCAAGAAATGCAGGAAAATGCTAAGGTTATATTAATTGGAGAAGATATTGGCAGGTATGGTGGAATTTTTGGGGTGACAAAAAGACTGATTGATAAGTATGGAGAAGAAAGAGTTAGGGATGCACCAACTGCTGAAAGTGGTTTCATTGGCGCCGCGATTGGCGCAGCCATGATGGGATATAGACCTGTAGTTGAACTGATGTTTATTGATTTCATAGGAGTGGCTTTTGATCAAATAATAAATCAAGCTGCAAAAATTAGATATATGAGTGGCGGAGGTATAAGCGTTCCTATTGTTATAAGAACAGTTTCAGGAGCAGGCTTTAGCGGAGGTGCGCAACATAGCCAGTCTCTTCATTCTATTTTACTTCACATACCTGGATTAAAGGTAGTTATGCCTTCAAATCCATTCGACGCTAAAGGTTTGCTAATTTCAAGTATAGAAGATGATGATCCTGTCGTGTTTATTGAGCATAAAGGACTGTATGAAACAAGAGGAGTCGTACCAAAAGAAAAGTATTCTATACCGTTGGGTGTAGCAGACATAAAAAAAGCGGGAAAAGATGTAACAGTTATAGCAACAGCAGTGATGTTGCATAAAACACTTTCAGTTGTAGAAAAGCTTCGCGAAGAAGGAATAAGCGTAGAAGTGATAGATCCAAGAAGCTTAAGACCTTTAGATACTGAAACTATAGCAAACTCTGTTAAGAAAACGGGAAGGCTTGTTGTTGTTGATGAAAGCTATCCGAGATGTAGCTTTGCTACTGATATCGCATCTTTTATCGCAAGTAAATATTTTGAGTATCTTGAGGCCCCCATCAAAATCGTTACCCCTCCTGATACTCCTGTTCCGTACTCTCTGCCTTTAGAGAGAGCCTGGATACCGAATGAAGAAAAGATATATGATGCTATTAAAAAGGTGATAGAATACAAAGCTTAG
- a CDS encoding pyridoxal phosphate-dependent aminotransferase, which translates to MRKISSRSQKISPSLHRLISNKMDELKRKGVETYNFTQGQPGFPPDENIIKATFEHALKNSFDHYRYLPTQGLPELRTDISDELKESGGISIDPSNIVVTSGGIEALHLTFYATTDPGDRAFFLDPTYSVYWDIANMYNLKVDSCEQNGEDFQPDPECLKEKINRNTSLILVTSPDNPTSRILSEDIFKLIADLAVDNDVWLLYDEAYRNIIYEGKHVWIQKYSRTLEKLVGLDTFSKDLAIPGLRLGYLYAENKDLIKEVLKLKGIVSISSDSSAQWMAHIALSSGMLKIYLSKVIPKYRSRRDAAYETIREFLPEAKVTKPIAGMYLFPDLSPYLSKKGMDDTSFAIKLSEEKGVGVLPGSIFGKAGKGHVRITFVTMQEERIKKGIKLMSEFLTA; encoded by the coding sequence ATGAGAAAGATTTCTTCACGAAGTCAGAAAATCTCTCCATCTCTCCACAGATTGATTAGCAACAAAATGGATGAACTAAAAAGAAAGGGAGTGGAAACTTATAACTTTACTCAAGGTCAGCCCGGATTCCCCCCGGACGAAAATATTATAAAAGCAACTTTTGAACATGCTTTAAAAAACAGCTTTGATCACTATAGATACCTTCCAACACAAGGATTGCCAGAACTTAGAACAGATATATCAGATGAGCTCAAAGAAAGCGGAGGAATTAGCATCGATCCGAGCAATATTGTCGTAACATCAGGCGGAATAGAAGCTTTGCATTTGACTTTTTATGCTACTACAGATCCTGGAGATAGAGCATTTTTCCTCGATCCTACTTATAGTGTTTACTGGGATATTGCAAACATGTATAATTTAAAAGTTGATAGTTGCGAGCAAAATGGTGAAGATTTTCAACCAGATCCTGAATGTCTAAAGGAAAAGATAAACAGAAATACATCGCTCATACTTGTAACAAGTCCTGATAACCCAACATCGAGAATCCTATCTGAGGACATATTTAAGCTGATTGCAGACCTTGCAGTAGATAATGACGTTTGGTTACTTTATGATGAGGCATATAGGAACATCATATATGAGGGTAAACACGTTTGGATACAAAAATACAGTAGAACCTTAGAAAAGCTTGTTGGTTTAGACACGTTTTCTAAGGACCTGGCAATACCTGGGCTTAGGTTGGGATATCTTTATGCTGAAAATAAGGACTTAATAAAAGAAGTTTTAAAGCTAAAAGGGATAGTTTCTATTAGTTCGGATTCTTCAGCTCAGTGGATGGCCCATATAGCCTTATCTAGTGGCATGCTCAAAATCTACCTAAGTAAAGTCATTCCCAAGTATCGCTCAAGAAGAGATGCTGCATATGAAACAATAAGGGAATTTCTGCCTGAAGCTAAAGTTACTAAACCAATTGCAGGAATGTATTTGTTCCCAGATCTTTCTCCATATCTTAGCAAAAAAGGTATGGATGATACGTCATTTGCAATAAAGCTAAGTGAAGAAAAAGGAGTGGGTGTTTTACCTGGTTCGATATTTGGTAAAGCTGGAAAAGGTCATGTCAGAATAACATTTGTCACAATGCAAGAAGAGAGAATTAAAAAAGGAATTAAACTTATGTCTGAGTTTTTAACGGCTTAA
- the lpdA gene encoding dihydrolipoyl dehydrogenase — protein MKVLSTIKKEFDVAIIGSGTGGYPGAIYLAQKGLKVAVIEENLTGGECTNYGCVPSKAIYQFAESIRTLKNISANSSYEWEKLIEWADNSVKGVRNGIESLFDSYDNIAYFKGKGVLKAKNKISIIEENNSEIDAKNVILATGTDPSKIPVADFDKKGIISNREVFSLKEKPNSMLIVGGGVIGVELANMFSSLGIQTYLVELKERILPFLDKDVSQAIKGYLVEKGVKVMERTSLKGVSKVSENYQVLLSNDEKLEVDKVIISTGRSPKTKNIGLENLGIKIDERGFIKVNEKLETNASGIYATGDVVGGPLLAHKAIIESISAAKWISENNGFHVDYYSIPQVIFSGLEIAWIGMGENELNSKGINYEKIKLPIYYLAAVRIRNERRSFIKLLLDKESKKIYGIEIVAPHASEVISSYLPLYLNKITIEEASKITYPHLTVSESIRDIAEYLLGEPIHMIKK, from the coding sequence GTGAAGGTCTTGTCAACGATAAAAAAAGAATTCGATGTAGCAATAATAGGTAGTGGAACTGGAGGTTATCCAGGAGCTATATATTTAGCCCAAAAAGGCTTGAAGGTTGCAGTAATTGAGGAAAATTTAACAGGAGGGGAATGTACCAACTACGGGTGCGTTCCAAGTAAAGCAATTTATCAATTTGCAGAATCTATAAGAACCCTAAAGAATATAAGCGCAAACAGTTCTTATGAATGGGAAAAACTCATTGAATGGGCAGATAACTCAGTTAAAGGAGTTAGGAACGGTATAGAATCTTTATTTGATTCATATGACAATATTGCTTACTTCAAGGGAAAAGGAGTTCTAAAAGCGAAGAATAAAATATCTATTATTGAAGAAAACAATAGCGAGATAGATGCCAAGAATGTTATATTGGCTACGGGTACGGATCCTTCTAAAATTCCTGTTGCAGATTTTGACAAAAAGGGAATAATAAGCAACAGAGAAGTGTTTAGTCTTAAAGAAAAGCCAAATAGCATGCTAATAGTTGGAGGAGGGGTTATCGGGGTAGAGCTTGCCAACATGTTTTCCTCATTAGGTATACAAACCTATCTTGTTGAATTGAAAGAGAGGATCCTTCCATTCCTTGATAAGGACGTATCTCAAGCTATAAAAGGATATTTAGTTGAGAAAGGAGTAAAAGTTATGGAAAGAACAAGTCTCAAAGGGGTAAGTAAAGTTAGCGAAAATTATCAAGTTTTATTGAGTAATGATGAAAAGCTTGAAGTAGATAAAGTGATTATAAGCACAGGAAGATCGCCAAAAACCAAAAACATTGGATTAGAAAACTTAGGCATAAAGATAGATGAAAGGGGATTCATAAAAGTTAATGAAAAACTTGAGACAAATGCTTCAGGGATCTATGCAACGGGAGACGTTGTAGGTGGTCCTCTGCTAGCACACAAAGCAATAATAGAGAGTATTTCTGCAGCTAAATGGATAAGCGAGAATAACGGCTTTCATGTTGACTACTATTCAATACCGCAGGTGATATTCAGTGGGCTAGAAATTGCATGGATAGGTATGGGAGAAAACGAGCTGAATTCAAAAGGAATAAACTATGAGAAAATTAAACTTCCAATTTACTATCTAGCGGCTGTTAGAATAAGGAATGAAAGGAGATCTTTTATAAAATTATTGCTTGATAAAGAAAGTAAGAAAATTTACGGCATCGAGATAGTAGCCCCACATGCTTCAGAAGTCATCTCTTCGTACTTACCTCTCTATTTAAACAAGATAACCATTGAAGAGGCATCTAAAATCACATATCCTCATTTGACTGTTTCAGAATCTATAAGAGACATTGCAGAATATCTGTTGGGAGAGCCAATACATATGATAAAAAAATAA
- a CDS encoding GNAT family N-acetyltransferase, with amino-acid sequence MSDINVKRTKTVFVAIVGNEEEGEKPFLRYEIDEKNRVIKLIETYTPPKLRGRGIAEKLVDEAVKFAKENELKIEPICSYAIYYFIKHSEKRDLLVDWMKNKNEEELKKIFDEAIQRERK; translated from the coding sequence ATGTCAGATATAAATGTAAAAAGGACAAAAACCGTTTTTGTTGCGATAGTTGGCAATGAAGAAGAGGGAGAAAAGCCTTTTCTAAGATATGAAATTGACGAAAAGAACCGAGTTATAAAGTTAATAGAAACTTATACCCCTCCAAAACTGAGAGGTAGAGGAATTGCAGAAAAGCTTGTTGATGAAGCTGTAAAATTTGCTAAGGAAAATGAGTTAAAAATAGAGCCTATTTGTAGCTATGCTATTTATTACTTTATAAAACATAGCGAAAAACGAGATCTTTTGGTTGATTGGATGAAAAATAAAAATGAAGAAGAACTAAAAAAGATTTTTGATGAAGCTATCCAAAGAGAAAGAAAATGA